Sequence from the Helianthus annuus cultivar XRQ/B chromosome 13, HanXRQr2.0-SUNRISE, whole genome shotgun sequence genome:
TTTATACGGTTGGTTTTCGGTATAAATTGTAAACCAAACCGCTCGCTATGATCTAACCGACCCACCAAAAGGTAAGTAAAAAACGGAATCAATAACCGGTTCGGATGGTTTCTCGGTTCGAAAACGAGAATGCTTTTCTATATGAAAACTAATTGATGCGAATGTTAAATAGAGCAAGAGCAAGTAAATTCCTGTATATGGATGTTGAACCATCATAGTCATTGGGGTGAAGATTTCTAACTCTTTGTAAAAGTACAATAGAGTGGATCCAAGAATCTTTAAATCTATGTATTTGGTATATATTTATAACATGTAGAATTGATGGATCACGACAATCTGTTGAATATTCGGGAGGAATTTATTCAGATGTCAAATTGACAATTATTATGATCACTTATATAGTTGTGATCTTATTCACACAAGAAAATACAAACTTAAGGATCACAAGTAACTTGGGTATTTATTTAACTAAACTTAAAGCTGTATTCCCAAGTAACTTGGGTATTTATTTAACTAAACTTAAAGCTGTATTCCCCATAATTATGATCAGATACTAAACACACAAATCACACATGCATGATGTATTAATAAACCAAAGAGATCGATCGAGACGTGCTTGTTTCTTCTCATGCTTTTGCCTTCTTCTGTTTTTGAACCACTTCAATTGCTTGTGTTGCATTAACTGGTGCACCATTGgcaacttcatcttcttcatcaacatTGATTAGGCTTCTTTTGCGTGGTTCCCAATCCTCAGAAAGAAACTTTTTGAACCAAAGTGCTGATTTTTTCGGGTACCTTTGCAAATTGTTCTTGTAATCAACATAGTTCATGCCGAATCGAACAGTATACCCCGAACTCCATTCAAAGCTATCAGTGAATGACCACACAAAGTAACCCATGACCAAGGGCTTAGTCCCTTCCGAGGTCAATAGTCGAACACTGTACAAAGTGATGACAATTAGTAGCTAATATAGCAGTTGAGTGAATGTTGGAAAATGACCAAGAAAGTGATCAATAGCTTGAAAACATTAATAAACGGAgaaaactctttatcaaaatctAGCCAAGTGATCATTGATCATCATCACTTAATGAACATAGATAGTTTTTATTAAGTTTTTATGAAACtttattgtttttgtttagacaaaagatcaaatacaaagtaTGATAAATGGAGTGGAAAAAaaaaacgcggtgacattttcgtaattattttacacgtagggtaattatcaaaattactctacaaatgatcatgTAGGGTAATCTTGTAAAATGATCTTACAGGGTAATTTTGAtcctgtagggtaattttgtagagtatcataattactccaCAAacgatcttgtagggtaattgtgatcttatagggtaattttgattttgtaggataattttgatctttgcagggtaattttgatcttgtaaggtaaTTACGAttaaaataattacgaaaatgttaccgcgttttttttacttttccatatcactcgtacgttttgtacgataagatACTTTGTACGGGATCTTTACTCTTATTCTTTAACATATTTTCTTataaaactttttcaattttagtAAACTAATATTTATAAAAACAGTTAAATAAAAAATTGAGACACTAAAGAGTTTTAGAAAACTAATATGATATTAGAAACCTTGTGATAATGACAATTGATAATAAGATATAGCAAGTACACTAAATGAATAGACACTAACGAATTCACTCTTCTGATGGCTTCAAGATGCCATTTGATGTATTTAAGGCGAAATTCGTCATTTCGAACTTCTTCATAAGTTTTTCCATCATCATTCTTGTCCGGAGCTCCTGTATCGAAATTACCATCATCAACTTAGAATTGATGAGTATCAAATAGGATATGTTTCACTGCCATATTTAAATTAAGTAATTTTTTCTTTACCATTCTCAGTTATTACAATATATTTTTCAACTTTGTAGGCTTGCTTAATGTGATGCAAGAGATCGACAAGCTCATGGGCACAAAGATAAACCCATGATCCATCAAAAGCCTGTAAATAAAGTCATGTTAGACCTTTTTTCATAACTTCAAATTcatgtttcttttttttatataacttcTAGTAAGGTTGTGTATCTTACCACCCCTCCTATATTGTTTCCAAAGGGATCTTTTCCTAAAACATGAGAAAGAATTCAGTTAATAATTGACAAGATAATTTTCGGAAAAAAAAATGTCGCCCCAGACTAATgattttttttaaggtttttgtcACCTGATGCTTCGTAGTGACAATCGCTAAGAAATCCAGTCGAATGACTAGAAGAAGAATCTTTAAATTTAGCGAAATTTGCAGTGTAGTAGTTTATTCCCAGAAAATCATACGATTGTACCAACATTTTTTTCTGGTGGTCAGTGAATACAGGCAAATAACGACCCTGCGGATGGTGGTGAGATGGAGTCGTGGCAAATTTGTGCACGTTTTTCGGCCAATCACCGCTTGTTAATGGCTCCATAAACCTACCATAACATGCAATTTTTTTATGTTAGTTAACTTTAGCACACATGCAAATCAATCAAATTTAGGCCTTGGTGTGAAAAGTTATGTGTGCTTACAATCCAAGCATAAAATCATACGCGTACTCGACAGCTTTGACATCCTCTTTGCAATGCTTACCACGAAAAGGCTTGAAGAAGTTGGTGTCAAGAGTTATTCCTACTTTACCTTTTTGAACATCCTAAAAAATCATGTTTGATGTAAGTAATCACCTATACCACATATATAAAAAAGTAATGTTACTTGTTGAAATATTATATGTTAACTTGTATACCTTGAAATCCTCTTGATACTTTTTATAAGCAGCTGAATGACAATTAAGCAGATTGTATGCTACAATATATGGCTCGGTTTCAGGGTCACTGTCTTGGTTCTCTCCACCCCTACCGGGTGCAAAGGTACCTTGTACATAACCAGCGTAGGTGAATCTGTAAGGCTCGTTTAATGTCACCCAGTTCTTGACGCGATCACCAAACTCCCAGAAGCAGATTTCCGCATAATTCACAAAGTCGTCGCTAATAAATTAATGTTTAAAAAAGGATTAggtaataatatataaataatctACATACACAAATAAACTAGCTAGAAAATATAAACATGCACGTACACAATTTTGGAACTTAAGAAACCCATGTATTCTTCTTCCAAAGCATTAGGAAGATCCCAGTGGAAAAGAGTGACaaatggttcaatgtgattggctTTTAGCTCATCTATTAACTTGTTGTAGTAGTTGATGCCTTCCAAATTTTTGCCCATGCTTACTTTCCCACCTGTTCAAACCCAAGTATGTCTTCAAAAAATTTGATCAAAGGTAAGGTGTCTCCAGTGTTCGGATCGCTGGTTAAGGCCTTAAAATCGATTGATAAAAAATGGATAACATATAAAATCCAAAGTTGGTAAAATGGTTATGAAAACTTTTATAAACTAGTCGCCTTGCGGTGCAGGGGCGTAAAACCGTGTTATCAGCGGAGATAGGGTGGGGACGTAAAACCATGCTAAATAGCAATCGAACGACGACTAAAACTGAGGAAAAAAAAGTAAACCATaaactaataaaaaaactaaactcatttaactttaataaaaataaaaggttATAAAAAACCAAACATTTGTTAAAAAATTGAATGCCATAAAGTTTAATTAGTATGAAAAAAAACCACTAAACACAAAAAAGTTACTATTCCTCACCATgttgtctatatatatatatagagagagagagaatattaagttatatatttatatcaCCTGGTAGTATCCTGGACCAGGAAATAGAGAATCTGTAATACTTTACACCCATATTTTTCAGCAACCGAACATCTTCCTGATACATTTACGTACATTATAATCAAATAAGTCATTAGTTAGTCTGTTGATGTCAATGAGGATTCACATGATGGTTGCATTGTATTTGACACAAACATTTATTATCATGACCTACAACACGATATTTTACCTTCATTTTGTGGTAACTATCAACAGTGACACATGCATTTGAGCCGTCCGCAATTTTTTCTACAATCGGTAATGATATATTGTTATCCGTTTTATTAAGTACTGAAGCCgtagataaaaaaaattatagtaTTTTATAGGGAAAAATCCCGATCACACCCTTTGAAAATTTTCTGGGTCCACCACTGGTCGAGATAATATACGTACCGGGGTGTCTTAGGGTAAAGCAATCCCAGATCTGTAAGCCTTTACCGTCTGCATTCCAAGCACCTTCAATCTAGAAATCCAAAACTAACAACTTGATCGAGGTTTCCACTTAACGGATAAAATCATGTTAAAACAAATACGACATTAATTTTGTTAATGAATCATTAATTTTTGTACAATATATGCATGAGTACGTGTTGATCGATTAACCTGATAAGCAGATGTTCCTACTCCGAACATGAAATCAGCAGGAAAATCATGACGTTTGACATTAGGATCATGGTTGTAATTATTATCAGGGAAGATGATAATCTGTTCTTGAGCCATTACGAATCAAATAAGGAGTCGAGAGAAAATCTTTCAATTCGTAATGGTAAGGAGTGTTGAGAATTTGCATCATATGGTCCAATATTTATAGCCACCCACCCATGTTCATTTGGCATGACATTATTTTATCAACCTTGTACAAGTCACGATGAATGGTTAAAACTCAAAATTTACTAAAAAACACTCATCAATGCATGTCATAGttaaattatttaattttttttaaaggcaAATGGTTTAAACTAAAATTCTGAACTACGCATTTGCTCAGATTTGAACCCGGGATCTCATCTTTAAGAGGCATATACCTATACCAAATGGGCTATCCTCATATTCGCCATAGTTAACACTACAAGAACAGGGCACCTTTAGCGGCGACGCCTGTCGCCGGTATTGACCCcttttgtcgccgctattgactattagcggcgacatgtcgccggtAAAGCGTCGCCGGTATTGCTCGGACGCTATTGACCGGTTGTCGCCGGTAATGGTAGCTGTCGCCGGTATTGATGCAGCACTTTTAGCGACGACAGTTGTCGTCGCTAATTGTGTCGCCGGTATTGCCTTTCGTCGGTAAAGGGTAAAGATCAATAGCGGCGACacgtgtcgccgctaaaggtCTATTTTTTTTTAGTACAGCAGCTGTATATACAGCTGCCCAGccagttttacggccgaaaaaacAAAACCTGCCTATTTTCGAACAACGCACGCATACGCAATGAACATAATCAACATATACTAAAGGGAAAATACTTAAAAACTACGTTTAAGTCGTACATTATATCCTACAACGTTTAATTAAATCCAAAGCATACATTAAAAACAAGTCACTCATCGTCATCGTTATTGTTGGGTTCATCGTCGGATTCATTATCGAATAAATTGTCAGAATCGTAGTCTTTtgactttccttttccttttccttgtgaAGCAAGATAGTTGTTAAGTTGGTTCAAAAATGACGGGGTTTGGAATAAGCTGTTAACAAAATCCTACAAAAAATAGATAGCAAAACGTATATTAGCATATTAATTAACGCtaccaacatatatttaacaaggaAACATGCGTTCGTTTGTCATTTTATAAATTGCGTAGTTTACCTCGGAAAAGGGTTCTTGCGTCTGAGATTGCGAAGACGACATGTTAGATGACGAGTACGAGGACGTGTTGGAAGAAGTTTTAGGCCCCATCCCGCGGTACCATCCTCGCCGCTCACCCAACGCTTCCTGATACGGGGCAATCGAGACTTGTTCTCCAAGGATGGTTGGCATCTAAGAACCGACGATGACCAACATAAGCACATTTACCAGTTACGCGTATTGAAGGAGTGTCTTGGTTACAAGTTAGGCATGCCATGTAGCCTTGTCCGCTCCAACCTGATAGGCTACTACGGGCTGGAAAGTCATTTATGGTCCATAACAACGTTGCCTTCTGTAGGTCCCTATCCggtggatgacgaacctcaaaccttgttatacaaacctactagctagtgcggaatccaagctagcaagcaaaccgagttagtagcaagtagagaaacacacacaagttcaccgattaacacaagttgtattaatgcaatgagggttcggttacaagctcaatgtttacagaaatgttctataaactctctaagtgtgtgtgtgtgagttctggacagaatgctctcaaagctctatctctcggatgtgtCAAATGGCAGAACTCTCTCtctcaca
This genomic interval carries:
- the LOC110900369 gene encoding beta-glucosidase 24, translating into MAQEQIIIFPDNNYNHDPNVKRHDFPADFMFGVGTSAYQIEGAWNADGKGLQIWDCFTLRHPEKIADGSNACVTVDSYHKMKEDVRLLKNMGVKYYRFSISWSRILPGGKVSMGKNLEGINYYNKLIDELKANHIEPFVTLFHWDLPNALEEEYMGFLSSKIVDDFVNYAEICFWEFGDRVKNWVTLNEPYRFTYAGYVQGTFAPGRGGENQDSDPETEPYIVAYNLLNCHSAAYKKYQEDFKDVQKGKVGITLDTNFFKPFRGKHCKEDVKAVEYAYDFMLGLFMEPLTSGDWPKNVHKFATTPSHHHPQGRYLPVFTDHQKKMLVQSYDFLGINYYTANFAKFKDSSSSHSTGFLSDCHYEASGDKNLKKNHYLSHVLGKDPFGNNIGGVAFDGSWVYLCAHELVDLLHHIKQAYKVEKYIVITENGAPDKNDDGKTYEEVRNDEFRLKYIKWHLEAIRRVNSVRLLTSEGTKPLVMGYFVWSFTDSFEWSSGYTVRFGMNYVDYKNNLQRYPKKSALWFKKFLSEDWEPRKRSLINVDEEDEVANGAPVNATQAIEVVQKQKKAKA